Proteins found in one Desulfobacteraceae bacterium genomic segment:
- a CDS encoding amphi-Trp domain-containing protein, with protein sequence MAQKNNFEYESVQDVTSIQSFLKSLTEGFEKGQIKFNSQEEELVLNPEGLLAFKIRAKLKDDKSKIELKISWKKSPSQTENQKLSIGS encoded by the coding sequence ATGGCGCAAAAGAATAATTTCGAGTATGAATCGGTGCAGGATGTTACCAGTATTCAGAGTTTTTTAAAATCATTGACCGAGGGATTCGAGAAGGGGCAAATCAAGTTTAATTCCCAGGAAGAAGAATTGGTATTGAACCCCGAGGGTCTACTCGCCTTTAAAATTCGGGCCAAGCTCAAAGACGACAAGAGCAAAATCGAATTGAAGATTTCCTGGAAAAAGTCACCGAGTCAGACGGAAAACCAAAAGCTTTCCATAGGATCCTGA
- the mgtE gene encoding magnesium transporter — MKKPPPKILHDMIRRLLRRNAVGSLRRIVGKTHPADLARVVGSLDHPQKTQLFALIGNKGIQAQLLSKLDPDDLLIFVNTLDQQRLIRLLEQLPTDDAADLIGRLPAEKAEALLKGMRIPESEAVGELLQYDHQVAGGIMVPDFLAFSEDTTAGQAIESLQTEQLDVEMPFYLYVVDQHKRLSGVCSLRQLVSVPPQTPLKAFMCPDVYSVAVDTDQEEVARMVARYDLLAVPVVDGLGHLVGIVTVDDVIDIIREEATEDILKMAGVGQSFVETKSILTSTRIRLPWLFASCLGGILAFFIIEYFESTLAQVVYLAAFIPVIMGMGGNVGTQSSTIVVRGLATERINVRQLGSVVLKEVSVGGILGLFYGVLLGVVAFSSYRAWRLGLVVSGAVLLSMATAAMVGSLVPMLCARFRVDPAVATGPFVTTSMDVISVFSYFLFAKYLLDI; from the coding sequence GTGAAAAAACCACCACCCAAAATACTGCATGACATGATCCGGCGTCTGCTTCGGCGTAACGCGGTCGGCAGTTTGCGACGGATTGTGGGCAAAACCCATCCGGCCGACCTGGCAAGGGTGGTTGGATCCCTTGACCACCCCCAGAAGACCCAGCTTTTCGCGCTGATCGGCAATAAGGGCATCCAGGCGCAACTGCTGAGTAAACTCGATCCCGACGATCTTCTGATCTTTGTCAACACCCTTGATCAACAACGATTGATTCGCTTGTTGGAGCAGCTTCCGACCGATGATGCGGCGGACCTGATTGGAAGACTTCCGGCCGAGAAAGCCGAAGCGCTCCTCAAGGGCATGAGAATCCCGGAATCGGAGGCGGTGGGGGAATTACTGCAATACGATCATCAGGTCGCCGGCGGCATCATGGTGCCCGATTTTTTGGCTTTTTCCGAGGACACCACAGCAGGACAGGCGATCGAAAGCCTGCAAACCGAGCAACTGGACGTCGAGATGCCATTTTACCTCTACGTCGTCGACCAGCACAAACGTCTCAGCGGTGTCTGCTCTCTGCGGCAGCTGGTTTCGGTTCCCCCGCAAACACCCCTGAAGGCGTTCATGTGCCCGGATGTCTATTCTGTTGCGGTTGACACCGATCAGGAGGAGGTCGCCAGAATGGTTGCACGCTATGACCTGTTGGCCGTGCCCGTTGTGGACGGCCTGGGGCATCTGGTCGGCATCGTCACGGTCGACGACGTGATCGATATCATCCGGGAAGAGGCCACCGAGGACATTTTGAAAATGGCCGGAGTCGGGCAGAGTTTTGTTGAAACCAAGTCCATTCTCACCAGCACGCGCATCCGCCTGCCGTGGCTTTTTGCCAGCTGTTTGGGCGGGATACTGGCCTTTTTCATAATCGAGTACTTTGAGTCCACGCTGGCGCAGGTGGTCTACCTGGCAGCTTTCATCCCGGTGATCATGGGCATGGGCGGAAATGTCGGCACCCAATCTTCGACCATCGTCGTGCGCGGCCTGGCCACGGAGCGCATCAACGTGCGCCAACTCGGTTCGGTTGTGCTCAAGGAGGTTTCTGTCGGCGGAATTTTAGGACTCTTTTACGGGGTGCTGCTCGGGGTTGTGGCTTTTTCGAGCTACCGCGCTTGGCGGCTGGGTTTGGTCGTTTCGGGAGCGGTGCTGCTCTCGATGGCCACCGCGGCGATGGTGGGCTCTCTGGTACCGATGCTGTGTGCACGTTTCCGGGTGGACCCGGCGGTGGCCACCGGCCCATTTGTGACCACCTCCATGGATGTCATCAGCGTGTTTTCTTATTTTTTGTTTGCGAAATACCTGCTGGACATCTGA